The Haloarcula sp. H-GB4 genome includes a window with the following:
- a CDS encoding antitoxin VapB family protein — protein sequence MATADEQIRVSDRVKRQLDRRRREGESFNDVLERVLDESEDADFYDGFGILSDEDADWIRNKREKSKEKRKERMRRLGEDT from the coding sequence ATGGCGACCGCTGATGAGCAGATACGAGTTAGCGATCGAGTGAAGCGACAGCTTGACCGTCGTCGGCGTGAGGGCGAATCGTTCAACGACGTGCTCGAACGCGTCCTTGATGAGAGCGAAGATGCTGACTTCTACGACGGGTTCGGGATTCTCTCTGATGAAGACGCCGACTGGATTCGAAACAAGCGCGAGAAGTCAAAAGAGAAGCGGAAAGAGCGGATGCGACGGTTAGGCGAGGATACATGA